The DNA segment GGGCCCGCCGGCGGATCGGACGCCCCGCTCGTCGCCGAGGACGGGCGGCAGCCGGAGTCCACCCGTACCGTCAGAATCTGATCGACCGACAGCGCCTCGGCGTCGATCGCGATGAACGCTCCCGCGTCGGCGTAGAGCGAGAGCCGCGTCCCGCCGCGCAGCGCCATCACCGAAGCGCGGTAATCGGCGGGCAGACCAGCGGCGATGCCGTCCAGCGCGGCACGGGCATCACCCTCCGGAACGTAGACGGTCAGGTCCCTGGTCGCCACCGACCCCGGTCGCGCCGGAGTGATCGAACATTCGGCGAACCTCATCTCACCGAGACGCAGCGCCCAGCGGTCGTCGGCGGCCGCCGCGATCAGGGCACCCGACGCACGCTGCACCTCGGGGACGGCAGCGGCGATGTCGCGCTGCTCCGGAACGGTCGGCGGGTCCTCGCGCACCGACCAGAGACCCATCCCGAGCAGCACCGCAACCCACGCGGTCACTCCCGCGGCGATCCACAGCCGTCGTCGTCTCATCTCAGTGACTCGTACTCCGGGGATGCGAGGAAGCGCTCGATGATCTCGGCGCTGCCCGGGGTGAACGGCCGGCCCAGCACCTCGCCGGCCGGCACGAAGACCATCGCGGCGCCCTCGCCGAGCACCACGTCGGCCTGGGTCGCGCCGGTCACGCCGTAGTAGTAGTGCTTCTCCCGCTGCTGCTCGGGCAGGTCCTGCCGGGCGAAGAGGCGCAGCGGGCCGTCCGCGACCAGGGCGGACTCCTCGAGCAGCTCGCGGGCCGCGCCCTGCTCCGGTGTCTCCCCCGGCTCGATCTCGCCGCCCGGCAGCCCCCACACGTCCGGGTAGTAGGGCGCCTTGTCGTCGCGCAGCTGAAGCAGCAGCGCACCACTGCGATCGACCAGGAAGGTGCAGGCGACTCTCTTGATCATCAGCCCATTTCTCCGATCAGCTCTGGGCCAGCCTGTTGAGGGCGCCGAGCGCCACGTCGGACCTGGTCGTGTACCAGAACGGGGGCAGCGACTTGCGCAGGAAGGCGCCGTAGCCACGAGCCGTCTCCAGCCGCGAGTCGAGCACCGCCACGACGCCCTTGTCGCCGCTCGACCGGATCAACCGGCCGACGCCCTGGGCGAGCCGGACCGCCGCGATCGGCACGCTCACCGAGGAGAAGCCGGAGCCGCCGTTCGCGTCGACGGCGGCCGAGCGGGCGGCGGCGAGCGGCTCGTCGGGGCGCGGGAACGGCAGCCTGTCGATCACCACGAGCTGACAGGAGTCGCCCGGCACGTCGACGCCCTGCCAGAGCGACATCACCCCGAAGAGGCAACTCTCCTTCTGCTCCCGGAACTTGCGGACCAGGATCGGCAGCGTCTCGTCGCCCTGCAGCAGGATCGGCAGGTCGGTCTTGGCGCGCAGCAGCTCGGCGGCCTGCGTCGCCGCCTTGCGTGAGGAGAAGAGCCCGAGGGTCCGGCCGCCGAGCGCCTCGACCAGCTTGAGCAGCTCCTCGCCGGCCGCGTCCGGGAGGCCGGACTGGGCGGGCCGGGGCAGGTGCGAGGCCACGTAGAGGATGCCCTGCTTCGGGTAGTCGAACGGGGAACCCACGTCGAGCGAGGTCCAGCCCTCGCCGGAAGCCGGCTCACCCTCCGGCCCGGGCGTCGCGGCGGGCAGGCCGAGCGACCGGGCGACCGTGTCGAACCGGCCGCCGAGCGTCAGCGTGGCCGATGTCACCACCACCGTGCGGTCGTTGTAGAGACTCTGCCCGAGCGTCCCGGCGACCGAGAGCGGTGCCACCACGAGAGCGCGGCGGCCGCTGCCCAGCTCGGATTTCTCCACCCAGGCCACGTCGAAGTCGTCCTCCTCAAGGAGGCGCTGCGCGGTCGTGAACAGCTCGTCGAGCACGGCCTTGGCCTGCTGTTTGCCGACCGGGTCGGAGTCGTCGGACTTGACCTCGCCGATCGCGCTGAGCCCGGCCCGGGCCGCCGACTCGAGCAGGGTGAGCGCCATCCGCAGTTGCTCGGGCAGACCGCTGGTGATCCGGCCGGCCGGCGTCTCGGCCAGGCCGACGGTGAGCGCGTCGGCCGCCGCGGCGAGCTGCTCGGCCGCGGACGGCGGGACCATCGTGCGGGCGCGGCGGCCGGCCCGCTCGATCGCCTCGGGGGTGAGCTCGGCCTGCGCGGCCGACGAGACCCGCTCGGCCAGCTCGTGCGCCTCGTCGACGACGAGCAGCTTGTGCGGCGGGACGATCTGGTGCTCGGCGAGCATGTCGACGGCGAGCAGGCTGTGGTTGGTCACCACGATGTCGGCCTCGCGGGCCCGCACCCGGGACGCCTCGGCGAAGCACTCGGCCCCGTAGGGACACCGGCCCGCCCCGACGCAGTCGCGCGCCGGCATCGACACCTGTTTCCACGCGGTGTCGTCGACGCCGGGGTCGAGCTCGTCGCGGTCGCCGGTCTCGGTCTTCGCGGCCCAGGACCGGATCCGCAGGATCTGCTTGCCGAGCTTGCCCGCCTCGCCGAGCCACTGACCGGCCCGGGGCGCGGGGGCGTCGTCGAACAGGGTGTCGACCGGCGCGTCCTCGTCGGCGTGCTCGAGCTTGGCAGCGCAGAGGTAGTGGTGGCGCCCTTTCAGCACGGCGAAGCTGGGCTTGCGGCCGAGGACCGGCTCGACGGCGGCGGCCAGCCGGGGCAGGTCGTGCTCCACCAGCTGGTTCTGCAGGGCCAGAGTCGCCGTCGAGACGACCACCGGCCCGTCCACCAGCAGCGCGGGTGTCAGGTATCCGAGGCTCTTGCCGGTGCCCGTGCCGGCCTGGACGAGCAGATGCCGTTTGTCCTTGACGGCCTTGTCGATCGCCTCGACCATGGCCTGCTGACCGGGGCGGGTGCTCCCGCCGGGCACGGCGCCGACCGCCGCGGCGAGAAGCTGCTCTGCGGTCGCCTTTTTTCGGGTAGCTGCGGGCACGGAGGAACCGTACCCGCCACCACCGACATAACCGGACCACCGCTAGGGTGCACCTCATGCCGAGCGAGATGGTCCGGGTCATCTACACGAAGTACGACGGATCGGCTCATCGTGACTACCCGGCCCGCCGCCTGGCCGAGGACGACCTGGGCATCTGGGTCGGCGTGCCCCGCGGGACACCGTCGGTCTACCACGGTCGGCCATCGGTGGAACAGATCCCGTTCGTGCTGCTCATCCCCCACTACGCGTGGTGGACCGGGATGTTCAACCCGCCCCCACGGACGAGTGAGGTCTACTGCGACGTCACCACTCCGGCGCGCTGGGAGGGTGACACGGTGCACATCATCGACCTCGACCTGGACGCGGTGCGGCGCCGCGAGACCGGCCTGGTGGAGCTCCGCGACGAGGACGAGTTCGAGGACCACCGGAAGGCGTTCGGCTACCCGGAGGACGTCGTCACGAACGCCCAGGCCGCGGCGAAGCAGCTGATCGTGGCGCTCGGCGACGGCACCGAGCCGTTCGCCACGCACTACCGCAAGCACCTCTCAGAGGTCACCCAGTAACAGCTTCTCCGGGTTCTGCTGGTTGAACAGGCCGGTGATCCGGCCCTCGTCGACCGCGACGGTGAGCACCGCGAGCAGCCGCTGACCGTCCGGCCGCGTCCCGCGCAGCAGCATCCCGGCGCTGCCGCCGACCAGCACCGGATCGACCTTGATGTCGGTGACCCCGGCCAGCTTGCGGCCGAGCAGCCCGGCGTAGAAGCGGGCCACCTTGTCGGCGCCGCCGACCACGTTGAGGGCGGTCCGCACCAGTCCGCCGCCGTCGCTGATCGCCACCACCTCGGGCGCCAGCACCGCGGCGAGCGCCACCACGTCACCGCTCTGCGCCGCGATCAGGAACGCGTTCAGCACCCGGCGCTGCTCAGCCACCCCCGCGGTGTGCTTGATCCCGCCGTCGGCCACCGCCCTGCGGGCCCGGCTGGCGTGCTGCCGGGCCGCCGCCGGCGTGGTGTCGAGAACCGTCGCGACCTCTTCGAACGGCACCGCGAACGCGTCGTGCAGCACCAGCGCGACCCGCTGCTCGGGAGTCAGCCGTTCGAGCACCACGAGCAGGGCCACGCTGATCTGGTCGGCCCGCTCGGCCAGCTCGGCCGGGCCGGCGTCGGGATCCACCACGTACGCGGGCAGCCACTGTCCCGGGTAGGCGGCCCGGCGTACCCGGGCGGAATTGAGCTGATCCAGGCAGATGCGCGCGGTGACCGTCGTGAGCCAGCCCCTGACGTCCCTGATCTCCCCGGTCTGCTGCGCGTAGCGCAGCCAGGCCTCCTGCGCCGCGTCCTCGGCCTCCGACCGGTTGCCGAGCATCCGGTAGGCGACCGCGGTGAGGTACGCGCGCTGGGCCTCGAACTCGGTGGCGTTCCCGGACGGCATAGGAGGAATTCTGCGCGAGATCACCGGCTGCGGATAGCACCTATGCCACAGTAGAAACCGGCAAATCGTACGTATCGGAATGGTGACCTCGTGAGGGACGCAGCCACAATCGCGGGCAGCCTGGCCGGGCTCGCCGGCGCGGGCGGCGCCGTCTCGGTCGCGGTGCTCCGCCGGAACCGCACCAGCATCCCGAGCGGCCACGCGCTGATCCGTGAGACCGACACCGATCCGCTGCCCGGCGTCATCCGGCTGCGGCTGACCGGGATGACGGTGCCGGTGGTGCCCGGTCCGCACGGCGAGCTCTTCCTCGGCCCCGGCGCCCCGCAGCCCGGACGCACCCTGCGCCGGCTCGTCCTCGCGCCGCTCTTCACCCGGGCCCAGGCCGGCTCCGGGCGGCTCTTCCGGGACCAGCGCGAGCCGTTC comes from the Actinoplanes sp. OR16 genome and includes:
- a CDS encoding NUDIX domain-containing protein, whose translation is MIKRVACTFLVDRSGALLLQLRDDKAPYYPDVWGLPGGEIEPGETPEQGAARELLEESALVADGPLRLFARQDLPEQQREKHYYYGVTGATQADVVLGEGAAMVFVPAGEVLGRPFTPGSAEIIERFLASPEYESLR
- a CDS encoding ATP-dependent DNA helicase, with product MVEAIDKAVKDKRHLLVQAGTGTGKSLGYLTPALLVDGPVVVSTATLALQNQLVEHDLPRLAAAVEPVLGRKPSFAVLKGRHHYLCAAKLEHADEDAPVDTLFDDAPAPRAGQWLGEAGKLGKQILRIRSWAAKTETGDRDELDPGVDDTAWKQVSMPARDCVGAGRCPYGAECFAEASRVRAREADIVVTNHSLLAVDMLAEHQIVPPHKLLVVDEAHELAERVSSAAQAELTPEAIERAGRRARTMVPPSAAEQLAAAADALTVGLAETPAGRITSGLPEQLRMALTLLESAARAGLSAIGEVKSDDSDPVGKQQAKAVLDELFTTAQRLLEEDDFDVAWVEKSELGSGRRALVVAPLSVAGTLGQSLYNDRTVVVTSATLTLGGRFDTVARSLGLPAATPGPEGEPASGEGWTSLDVGSPFDYPKQGILYVASHLPRPAQSGLPDAAGEELLKLVEALGGRTLGLFSSRKAATQAAELLRAKTDLPILLQGDETLPILVRKFREQKESCLFGVMSLWQGVDVPGDSCQLVVIDRLPFPRPDEPLAAARSAAVDANGGSGFSSVSVPIAAVRLAQGVGRLIRSSGDKGVVAVLDSRLETARGYGAFLRKSLPPFWYTTRSDVALGALNRLAQS
- a CDS encoding DUF402 domain-containing protein; the encoded protein is MPSEMVRVIYTKYDGSAHRDYPARRLAEDDLGIWVGVPRGTPSVYHGRPSVEQIPFVLLIPHYAWWTGMFNPPPRTSEVYCDVTTPARWEGDTVHIIDLDLDAVRRRETGLVELRDEDEFEDHRKAFGYPEDVVTNAQAAAKQLIVALGDGTEPFATHYRKHLSEVTQ
- the sigJ gene encoding RNA polymerase sigma factor SigJ, with amino-acid sequence MPSGNATEFEAQRAYLTAVAYRMLGNRSEAEDAAQEAWLRYAQQTGEIRDVRGWLTTVTARICLDQLNSARVRRAAYPGQWLPAYVVDPDAGPAELAERADQISVALLVVLERLTPEQRVALVLHDAFAVPFEEVATVLDTTPAAARQHASRARRAVADGGIKHTAGVAEQRRVLNAFLIAAQSGDVVALAAVLAPEVVAISDGGGLVRTALNVVGGADKVARFYAGLLGRKLAGVTDIKVDPVLVGGSAGMLLRGTRPDGQRLLAVLTVAVDEGRITGLFNQQNPEKLLLGDL